The following coding sequences are from one Panicum hallii strain FIL2 chromosome 5, PHallii_v3.1, whole genome shotgun sequence window:
- the LOC112894688 gene encoding uncharacterized protein LOC112894688, whose amino-acid sequence MDFPKREGALPPGAPRRSPKAMRPGAAATEADENASPKRPVPAWAASPQRKKVLGERNDGGMEAAASPPLLQPKPAASPPTLTGRGAGAYDPKTNYTTPRPEFLRYDPERRREILLRVARAAEVEYDDCSSAASGSAASEDDGGSVASDAAAAASPVSSARWSDSEAELDDSDEEEEEEVAPPRRGRWARRLFLLLVAVACSFCYMSGMNPAASSVCLEDGFDFMGPIGGTCDAGEQEVDSLSLLGAVYMMGPEDVLEETRNQFVHGDTEGVVHLYDQRASPKNLVAATMMGIADMCINAPLGELTCQIGVESSENVADSNEDSEVDEHKPEVAIESFKKNEQSCEVSDLGGNISSDSIGSSSTHTADMEESSSGLDHQEEGEDHSNQSVMQLVSTEKAMESSSAKLNYRSSLESQELNLDTELWQYENTAEAAKAICSTAKFLWSAMEPHLLQILACFSVAGFVAVMFRYFQRSRKMVAPASQHMPSKSPAEVPALVPHHTVQLPVVPPSPQAVQLPVYSLQEPTQLTVPKQGLSGSLEVPMELPLPKPDPFVSLKVPVDHGNRDQKLQQRDANNTMASNGDLLKHRDVDSSKPPVVELLGEFTFADSSRGRAIKSLNQYAGGAAIQELPEKDVDKMQMNSSISQTHSVQRGRKEENSVRREKTDVTPAPLTPTPLRRSSRLRSKVTTP is encoded by the exons ATGGATTTCCCAAAGCGAGAGGGAGCTCTTCCGCCAG GTGCTCCGCGGAGGAGCCCCAAGGCGATGAGGCCCGGAGCGGCGGCCACGGAGGCCGACGAGAACGCGAGCCCCAAGCGTCCCGTGCCGGCGTGGGCCGCGTCGCCGCAGAGGAAGAAGGTGCTAGGCGAGCGGAACGACGGCGGCATGGAGGCCGCGGCGTCGCCGCCACTGCTGCAGCCGAAGCCCGCTGCTAGCCCGCCCACGCTCacggggcgcggcgcgggggcgtACGACCCGAAGACGAACTACACCACGCCGCGGCCGGAGTTCCTGCGCTACGaccccgagcgccgccgcgagaTCCTCCTCCGGGTGGCTCGTGCGGCGGAGGTGGAGTACGACgactgctccagcgccgcctcgGGCTCCGCGGCCTCGGAGGACGACGGTGGTTCCGTCGCctcggacgcggcggcggcggcgtccccgGTCTCGTCTGCGCGATGGAGCGACTCTGAGGCCGAGCTCGACGAcagcgacgaggaggaggaggaggaggtggcccCACCGCGTCGGGGCCGGTGGGCGCGGCGGCTATTTCTTCTGCTCGTCGCGGTGGCCTGCTCGTTCTGCTACATGTCCGGTATGAATCCAGCTGCCTCCTCTGTTTGTCTAGAAGATGGGTTCGATTTCATGGGACCGATTGGGGGCACGTGCGATGCTGGTGAACAGGAGGTAGATTCCCTGAGTTTGTTAGGGGCAGTTTATATGATGGGTCCGGAGGACGTGCTGGAAGAAACTAGAAATCAATTTGTGCACGGGGACACTGAGGGTGTGGTTCATCTTTATGATCAGAGAGCTTCTCCAAAAAATCTGGTGGCAGCTACTATGATGGGAATAGCTGATATGTGCATTAATGCTCCATTGGGAGAATTGACATGCCAAATTGGGGTTGAAAGCAGTGAGAATGTGGCTGATTCGAATGAAGATTCTGAAGTAGATGAGCACAAGCCAGAAGTGGCAATCGAGTCATTCAAGAAGAATGAGCAAAGCTGTGAAGTTAGTGACTTGGGTGGAAACATCTCATCAGATTCCATTGGTTCCAGCTCCACCCACACTGCTGACATGGAAGAGAGCAGTTCAGGATTAGACCAtcaagaggaaggggaggatCATTCTAATCAATCTGTGATGCAGTTGGTTTCCACAGAGAAGGCAATGGAATCATCAAGTGCCAAGCTGAATTACAGGAGTAGTTTGGAAAGCCAGGAGTTGAATCTTGACACTGAGCTATGGCAGTATGAAAACACAGCAGAAGCTGCAAAAGCAATATGCTCTACTGCAAAATTTCTGTGGTCTGCTATGGAACCTCACTTGCTGCAGATATTGGCATGCTTCTCTGTTGCAGGTTTTGTGGCTGTAATGTTCAGGTACTTTCAAAGATCAAGAAAGATGGTTGCACCTGCGTCACAACATATGCCTTCAAAGTCACCTGCAGAAGTGCCAGCGTTAGTACCCCATCATACTGTGCAGTTGCCAGTAGTGCCTCCTTCACCTCAGGCTGTGCAGCTGCCTGTGTACTCTTTACAGGAACCTACACAACTGACAGTTCCAAAACAAGGCCTGTCTGGCAGCTTGGAGGTTCCTATGGAGTTGCCATTGCCCAAGCCAGATCCATTCGTCAGCCTTAAGGTTCCTGTGGATCATGGGAACCGTGATCAGAAACTTCAACAACGAGATGCTAACAATACCATGGCTTCAAATGGTGACCTTCTGAAACACAGAGATGTTGACAGCTCCAAGCCTCCAGTTGTCGAACTACTTGGAGAGTTCACATTTGCAGACAGCTCAAGAGGGAGGGCTATCAAGAGCTTGAATCAGTATGCTGGAGGTGCTGCAATTCAGGAATTGCCAGAAAAGGATGTGGACAAGATGCAGATGAATTCAAGCATCAGTCAGACCCATAGTGTTCAAAGAGGAAGAAAAGAG GAGAACTCTGTAAGAAGAGAGAAGACGGATGTGACACCAGCTCCACTGACGCCGACTCCATTAAGACGTTCAAGCCGCCTCCGCAGCAAGGTGACTACACCTTGA